A window of Actinomadura viridis genomic DNA:
GGCCTGGACAGCGACGCCGTGGTCCGCACCCGGATGTACATCACCCGGGCCGCCGACTCGGCCGAGGTCGGCCGGGCGCACGCGAGCCTGTTCAAGGACGTCCGCCCGGCGGCGAGCATGCTGGTGGTGGCCGGGCTGATCGACCCGCGGATGCTGGTCGAGGTCGAGGTCGAGGCGTATCGGGGGACCTCATGAGCGGGGACCCCATGAGCTCGTACCTCATGAGCGGGGGGACACCATGAGCGGGGGGACACCATGAGCACCGTGGCGGTACGGGTGATCCCGTGCCTGGACGTGGACGCCGGGCGCGTCGTCAAGGGCGTGAACTTCCAGAACCTGCGGGACGCGGGCGACCCGGTGGAGCTGGCCCGCCGGTACGACGCCGAGGGCGCCGACGAGCTGACGTTCCTGGACATCACGGCCTCCAGCGGGGATCGTTCCACCACCTACGACGTGGTC
This region includes:
- a CDS encoding RidA family protein — encoded protein: MIQRLSSGGPWEDEIGYSRAVMAGDLAMVSGCTATVDGQVVHEDDPYEQTRTAFQIALWSLERLGLDSDAVVRTRMYITRAADSAEVGRAHASLFKDVRPAASMLVVAGLIDPRMLVEVEVEAYRGTS